TAGAAAATCCAATACATATGGAAGAGTTTCTTCAAGAAACtagaaaagaatatgaaacttTAAAAGAAGATTGTGATAATTTGGAAGGTGTTTTTGCAGAATATGGTTATGATTATAATGAAGATaatgaagataatattttaaaccagtaagtttgtaatttgtaatattttaaaaatattctaaataataataagtatttattattttaatattttatttttaaattatatagaactGATAAaacatatgtaaatattaatgaaagttCTGATCAGAACTTAGTTGAAGGTATAGAGAACTTAGAAGTTGAATTTACTCCCAATCTCAGttggaaatgtaaaataaaacaaaatggaTTAACATCAACATATAATGATAACAACACATCTCATACATTAAGTAATAGTTTAGCATCAATTTCTAATGATATTTCTATTACACATAAGGATTTTATTTGTACTCCAGGAAGAGAACGTCCACAAGAACCAATTTATTCTAgacatttttataacatattaaaaaaataaattttcaagattctatattttatgacACATAGTTTAAGAtctgtattatatgtattattgtatattttttgttttgttaactattaaatatatttgaaatgaataatagaattttaaatgattgaatTTCATCAGTTTATTTACCAATTGACATTATATCCATAAGTATTTGTACTTAtgggtatataatataataaatattcttttataaaaatatatttctatatatatttctttttataaaaataatttataaaaaattaaagatatcttacaaaatttaatgttaaatttaaattattattaaattttttaaatattatatatcaatagaatgttccaaaaatatatctaaaaaaaagtataatttttgtgtATCAAGTGTATCATTgcatttataaaactatttagTTACTTACTTAACTagatttagtaaaaaaatagattttttttacactgtgtgcttatttgttcattttttcgtatgtttatttaaatttaagatatattttatttataatcgatttaatatttatattctatattgaaaaatataataaaaatataattttttcacttaattaattattaaaaaaatgatttttatttaattaataataagtgataaacaatataattatgtgaCAACAATATGGTTATGTTGACAATGAAAACGATGAagcaaataaatgtaaataatacaaCATAACCCTCATGttatccattttcttttttaaaaaatatcataaaataaacttgtaataaatacttttaattcttataagtACTATGGGTtggtattaaatttaatgtaaaattattaaaacatatttatatttataaatattatatatttatcgtatttataattgttatagatacaaatacaaaattatgcCAGGGTaaggatatttttgaaagaatgaaTTACCTATACcaggtaataataattcttgataatttatattttattgttttattaaaatagaattattaataaaatattatttatataggcAAGTTATTTAATGGCTTTGAAAAATAGAGTAGCAGCATCATATTATGGAAACATAATGGTTGGCTGTGCAAAAAAATCTGTTTTAAGAATgtaagtttaattataaaataattaaaaattaaaatagtttatatttatttaattggtataatataagttagattattattataaatatatttttcataaattttgttttgcaaaaatgtttcattttttaataattaaatttatttatatacattaaattataagactagtagtaattttttcagattcaaaaaaatattgtttttttatatataatccaatacagaaaaaaaagatgaaaattcaGGCTCaactatatatttgttatagttatataatggttatatatatatgattaaaatcataattttaatcaatttttagaaactaaaaatataaatgtatatatttttttttctttaagagaACCTGATATTAAGAGAACAATTTGTAAATGTTGTCAATCTCCCCTTATACCTGGTGAAACTGCAAAAGTACGATTAGTATCAAAACCTATAAAAAGTGTAAAATGGACATGTTTAACATGTTTAAGTATTAAAAGATATCCTAcaaaaaaaggatataaatTATGGATAGAGCAACCTAATTCGATAgtccaaattttcaattatgaacCAAAGTTATTAGATGATAAAtctaataagaaagaaaaaaatagcttAGATAAAGAACATATGGATAttgagaagaattaaatatacacagatttaaatatttattttcacatgaTGTGAGATGTGATGAATGTTGATAtatgaatacttttttttatcaatgacttacataaaatatgttacaataaatttataaccaaTAAACAGATACTTTTACTAACTATAATATTCGTAACCACCTAGTAATATTGTGATACTGATATTAGTTTTACATTAAATGTTTATAGACATAACATGATTGTAATTAAGTTATTGTTTTTGAGTATATGATATACTGTACGTTTAGAGCCGTTCGCAATAAATTTCATAGACCCCAATGCATATATGTTTCGTTGAGGACGGTTTAGATGATGAAAAACAGTGTGGTCTTCGCAGCGCGAAATGATTATGTTTTTACATAACATTGAAATTTGATGCGAATGTCTCCATTTCACTAGCTATGATATGACTATATCCGCCCATCGCCAATGAGTTGtaaaaaatctcaaatacAATTTAACTGTCACGTATATATGCGGGCGTAATCAAATCACAGATTAATCAGATAAAAATCAGTCATTTAATCctaacttaaataaatataacatattgaaaattaataattgtacatgaacttatgatatatattgatatttcgattgaattgtttttcttattacaaatatttttaacattatgaatatgttctctttattattagaaCATTTTATTGTATGTTAATGCCATAATATGGCAGTGATTTGTTCACAAGATAATGACACTATAAGtacgttctttttttgttacgCGTGCAAAACGTacataagttatataaatactaaacTAGTGAGGAAGTAATCAGAAAACTGCGCTGGACGGAGTCTACacattcatttatatacatatatctgtCGTGCCAAGCTTTGGTCATTAAGCTATTTCACAGTGTCTATTATCTagcaattttgatttttctaacAATGAACCTAACAATTAGTTAGATAAGACCATAGGTTGGCAacgcacacatatatacatgcaCACACCAGCTACagggaaatatttattccagtAATATTGACTGTTCGTTGTTACTCTTCATCTTGAATTCTTCGCTGTTGAAGAGTTCGAACTGAAATTGCAAAAGATGCACAGTCAGGGTAGATTTTTCTGCATAATTCGGGATAATTTGCTCTTCTTGTACACGCGTCTACTCGCAGACAAACCTAACGATATTATCCGATTATTGTCGAAAAGGTGTGTGCATGCGAGTGTAATTTCAGAAAGGCGCGTGCAACAGTTAGAGCAGTGGTTAGAGAGGTACGATGTATAATgataagttatattattaattaaaaaagagggATTGGcataaaacttaatttatacTAGCCCTGAAACGAATTGGGGTTGGCCATCACGATCAAGTGTAAATTGAGGCATTACATTCGAAGATGGCTGAAATGTTGATCCTTGGAAACCCATGGCTGATTCGTAAAGCTatgtaaaaacatataatataaatatatttttttaaattatataacaatttatctaatgtatatatttaataatttttcttcatacaTTGTGGTTTCCTGGAAGCGTTGTATAATCTGGCGTCGTAGGACGATGCCTACTCGTAGGTAGGGGACGTTGAATAGTAGCATAAGTGTTATCTTGAGATGTATCACCCATACCAACACTTACACCACTTCCACGTCTTTCTGTACCTAGACCACCTTCAGGTTCACTAAATACTTGCATTGTTAATTCTTGctcttcatataatttaagttttcTGGAAATgagcattataaaaatatatcatattgaaacatatctttataaaatataattttactcacTGTTCAATCCATAAAGGATTTTCTGTAGTATTTAATTCatcaataatttgtttttttattaagccATCTTTTTTTCGTATATCATTTGGCACAGTGATTACcctaaaatatgttatataatataatatataattttatattttctatattaaaataaggatATTTACCAATGTCGTAAACAACAACAAACTACTGTTACTGTAACTGCACCAACTAATAAAACTACCAATAAGGCAATTAAAGCAGCTAATGCAGGATCAAAAGGTTCTTCTTGTACTCCAGCATAAGCAggctgaaaaattatatcacaaaatccaattctattaatatatttatataattttaagtatacaaaatttaatataaaaatttaatatatatttaccacAACATTTTCAATAGCAAAACCGGCATAATAATCTTTCAAGAAATCATATTTTGCATCAATAACTTTAAGCACTTGTGGAACTGGAGCAATAGTTTGAGTTTTTGATTCCACTACGTGTAAATACATATCGCacctataaattatatttagatattatgttttttaaatattatattaatttaaaaaatattcaaaatatttttttttaccattctCTACGAATATGACCTGATGCGTCTACGTGATATCGTATATCATCGACAACGACTCTACTTTGAGTTGCATTCGATAATTCTGATACGATTTCATCACGTTCACGATTTACTTCTTCAGGAGGTCTTGATAAAATAACTCTTATTAATTGTGAGGCTTCAAATACCCAAACCTtcattaacataataaataaataattaaaaaattagataaaaacatATTCGCATATGAAATAACTTACATGGACTCTAGTCATGGCATATCTTTCTGGAATAGCAGCTTCTTTCGCTATAACTTCAACAATGAATCTATCTTGATTGTATTCAGCCATATATCCACTTGTAACAAGTTTACCATCTTGTGTTACAATGAAAGGACTTGGAACTATAGAACCACTAGGTTTTTCTGATCCATATTTGTAAAGATTTGCACTGGCAACATAATAATGAAGTGTGCCATTATCTCCAACATCTAAATCTGATGCTGTTACTTTTGTTACAAAATCATTCACATTTGCCATTGAATTAACACCAGCATAATAATCATTACGTTCAAATATTGGcgaattatcattttcatccaaaataattatagtaacaTTTACATATCCATGATCCGTATTGTGCATTAATGGTCGTCCTGCATCTGCAggacttatataaatatcaggaTCATTAGAAGCCAGTATcgataaaacatatttatctcGAGTTTCACGATcgaatgatttatttgtatatatgctACCATCAGATTTGTCTATATAAAATGCATAATTTTCGTTTCCTGAAAAATGAGTATGacatttgcataaatttatttatcgctaCTTAGTACTTctataatcttaaattataattatatataattaaattataatatatgttatttaccAGCttctatgtaataatatacttttgcGTGTCTTCCTTCATCTTTATCTTCCGCAATTACTTTTCCTACAAAGTAATCTTTTGGGCGATTTtctgatatttgaaaatgatattcatcATAAAATTGTGGCGTATTGTCGTTTGTATCGACTAATTGTACAGTAAGTAGACGTAATGTTTCATATGCTGTTGGTGTACCATGATCAGCAGCTACAAGAACAagctgaaataatattaaaattaagcattatcattattttaatatgaatgttataaattttttagaaatatgcgAAAATTTACCTCAAATTTGCTTTTTACTTCACgatcaagaataattttcgatcttAATTCACCTGTTTCTTGATCTATAGAAAATTCTTCTGTTTCTTGAATGTTTCGATTTCCAACTTTTAAATGATAACTTACGCGTCCGTTTTCACCAGGATCTCTATCGATCGCTTTCACGGttaatattaagtaatttaGAACACCTgtgttctaaaaaattttatttattattacattgctataattttaacaaagtaaataaattttattaatgatgatAGTATTTTTACACACACCTCAGGTACTTCAACAGTAGCGTTTGTTAATTCAGGTAGAACAAATTGTGGTTTGTGTTGATTTACTGGTGTGACTCGTATATCAACATAACATTTATCTGAATGTGGACCATTACCAGCACCATCTCTTGCTTCTACTTCAATTCTATAAGAACCAGCTCTGCCAAGAAGTGCTGCTCCAGGATATAAAATACCTGTTTCATGATTTAAGGAGAatgattcattttcatttccatgAATTATAGTATACCAAACTTCTCCATTGATTCCTTCATCATGATCCACAGCTCTGAccttataagatatatattgaatatcaatCTTTTCAACTATGCAATTCTTTAGAATCATGTTCAAATTGGAATTACCTGTAAAATAGGTGCAGGTGGATTTACTGGCAGATTTTCAGCAACTGAAGCTCTATAACTATGTTGTGTAAATATTGGTCGATTATCATTAACATCAATGAGTTTTACAACTACTGGAACTGTAGTACTTCGACGTGAATTTATATGGGCACCATCACTGGCCATTACTGTTATAGTAATATTTGGTGTTATTTCTCTATCAAGAACAGCAGCACTACCAACAGTAATTTCTCCTGTTTCATGgcctaataatttataaaaatatatatttatacaataaaatacaattttatattattatgaatagaGAATTTAACTTACCAATATTAAAATCAGCAGCATGATCACCTATAAGGCTATAACTAACTTCTCCAAATGGACCTTCATCTCCATCTGTTGCTTTAACAACAATAACATGAGTACCTGGTggtgaattttcttttacagaAGCATTATACAGTTCTTTCTCGAATTTAGGATCttgatcattaatatttattacagtaACAATTACTTTAGTAGTTGCAGATAATTGAGGCACTCCAGAATCATATGCAACTACTGTAAACTCCAATTGTTTTGTTTCTTCATAATCAATAACTTGGCTTGTTCGTACAATtcctgtaaaatttataatatttatcatatacttttcatattttttttatatttaagtgcaataattatatataatgaaccTGTAacattatctatattaaaataagggCTTGGTGGTATAATTGCATATCCTGCTATATTACTATCTGCATCAACTGCTGTAAATGCTCCTACAATAGCTCCAGTTGGTTGTTCTTCTtgcatttctattaaatatcgtGGATTTTCTCTTGTCCATGGTTTTAGGAATTCTGGTGCCATATGGTTAACATCAATAATTGTGACTACTAAAGTacctaattataaataaaagaattatttaaatataatatgttaaatatgtacaaataatattttcgatattttaatattcttaatatccttaattatatttattgaaatatattagagATTTTATACATGTGCGCATgcataaattaagattttataactatttatatctaactatttatatctaatatataaataattttaaatatatatacctcTTCCCTGTTGCAACGTCGGTGCAGTTGTATCACTGACAACCACAGTGATGCTTACTGTTGCTGCAATATCACGATCCAACGATCTAACGACAGAAACTTGCCCGGTTGCGCGGTCAACAGCGAAAAAATCCTAAATGtattacttaatatatatttttcacaaattaaacttttgtaattacaaaataaaatatcagatCATACTTTAAAAGATTTACTGTCATTGACTTGTTGACCGTTTCTATCGATCGCAGTAATAGGTTCAGAAATAGCAAAATTTAATGCTTCCACATTGGTACTATCTGGATCTGTAGCTTTTAACGTTGTAAATACTGTTCCGATAGGAGTGTCTTCTGTAACTTCAGCTCTTTGAGTTTCTGGCGTGAAATAAGGCGCTTTGTCGTTGCTATTTTCAACGTTAATCATCAACGTTGTTGTACCAGTTAAACTAGGAGTTCCTAGtcataaaaagttatataatgaaattataagaaaagtttaaaaaaataattaattattgtaacgtAATATAATAGTGTGCAGATAACTGTCGCAAGATTGGAATATCTCAGTTATTctcaaaaaacagaaaaaaatgttcatattttgttttgtttttatataaaacaaattatcaattttggaTTTCTTATAtccatattcataaaattagtGTTCTAAGAATTGATGCGTGATTAATTGCgtgataatttacaaataatgtgCAAAAAATGTGATAGTTAACCAAGCACTACTctaatcatatatatgtatattcatctACCTTTATCGAATGCTATGACTTCTACGTGATACgtgtttttattatcataatctaGTTTCCTAAACACCGTTACTATGCCTGTCGTTTCATTGATAGTAAAATCATCAAAAGCTCCTTTCTGAATTCTATAAACAAGTTCTGCATTAATTCCTGTGTCGGCATCAGTCGCTGTAACTTCTTCTACGACCGTTcctaaaatatacatattaagtTAGATGACATTattgaaatgtaataaaaaatttttatgaattattatggaaaaaattatataccaaTCGGTGATATTTCTGGTAAACTCGCAGTATAAAGTTCGTGAGGAAATACGGGTGCGTTGTTATTAACATCgcgaattgtaatattaacaatGGCGGAATCGACAAATATTCCATCGCTTGCTTGTATGACAAGCGCAATCCAATCGTGAGTTGAATTGGTTAAATCAACTGgacctttattttttatggtaATTTCACCAGTATCTTGATCTATAGCGAAAAGATCTAATTCATCGCCGCCTACTATTGCATATGTAATTTTTGacgttttatctttatctcggGCTTGCACTTTCAAATCAGGTTCAAATTTTTCAGCTCCTTCGTCTATAACGGCACGATATTTATCTTGCAAAAATCGCGGTGGGCTATCATTCGCGTCTGATAAACTAATACGCAATGAAACACTAGTTGTTTGTCCCTGGCCATCATCATCTGTTGCCTAaggagaatgaaaattaattaagtaagcttatatttttcatttttttttctaattaaaattaaaaaagcacatcatatttaatgaaataaaatatttcaataattacgtatattatatataattacatatataattacatatataaagttattatatgtatattaatatatttatacaatatcttTGGAGGATTAATCATAcagatcaaaaaaattaaattaaatttaatttattaagttataaaaaatttgaattagaagaaatatggaaatagAGTGAAATAATTCTATCTTGATTACATTATtgctttatttctattttgtttcatctagtaaatttaaattgtttataattataattcaataaataatctctcaacattttaatatatcaatttttgtatttgttttgatatctagattttttaaattttacaaatgtattaatacataagtaatatatacatgtatatattatagaaattatattttatataaattatgtgaatatatattatatttttatataaattaatttttctatttaattcctAAGCTTAAAAGCTTAAAaaggtataataataattcataataaagaaaaagattatgtATGGCATACATAAAGTAAaaactatctttttttttattaaaaatttataaattttgcaaacataaaataaacagAGACATTCAAAGCCTCGTCACGTTGCAAACAAGAATAGTATATGCTAGGAGAAGGACAGATATAGGATAACAATTTGGGAATCAGCGCCATTTCTAGAGTGTCACAAATGAaatacatgtaaaaaaaaaaaaaaaaaaaaaaaaacaaatgtagaagaaaaatagaggTAAAGCAAGAATTAATCATTAGTGCAATCTCTTGATTGCTAAAGACATTTCTACAAAGCCAGCATAAGATAGGCCAAAATTGAAGACTAAATGCTCTCTGTTAGGAATTTGAAAATGTATCTTAAGTTCTCAAGAGATGGTGCTGATGctcaattcttattctactTTACCTTGTTTTGAAGAAATGTCTTTGACACTCAATAGATGGCGCTAATGGTCAATCCTATCTCTATTCTTCTCTTACTATTTGCTCTCcttgtttatatttgttttatccgAGGCATTCAACATAAATTATGcagtgttaataatttttctgtaaatagatgcataaaaatcatatgatcaactttaattttctattaatttttttaggaatttttttagaaaaaattaaaacttataaaactttgtaaaatttattgtatacaaGATAAAAAGTATGCAAAGCAATATCTTATTACATGCTttctttatagaaaataacgaGTTGctcaaattaattcattaaaaattttataattctatttaaaaaattaaattttactttcatatGACCTTTATGCATCCATTTAccgaaaaatcattaatattgcgtaatatcatttattttatttattttatactaaacatttttagtaaaaatattcttttcataacattattttcttaaaagacGTTTTACATGTATTATACATGTAGATGTTTTAAAGATTTACGAATTCTGGAAAAAtttgggaaaaatttttcgaaaaaattattttttaataaactaagtaaaataattttgacgaTGATGTACCTTGtatgtaagaaaatattccGTTTGTTCTTCGTAATCTAAACAAGGTGATGTTCCAGGATTTGCACACGGAGCCACTGTAATGATCCCAGATTTCCGGTCAACAGAAAAATGTTGCGCACCTTGTCCAAGCAATTGATAAGCTATTCCAGCTGTGCCAAAACtgcaaatacaatatttttattaaacttttgaaTTCGGGAAAATTCGGAAttccagaaaaatatttcgagatatttcttACCGTCCGCTGTCACGATCTTTAGCAGTGATCGTTATAACCGGCGTCCCTGGAGGTGCAGTTTCCAGTACCACAGCAGTATAAGTGGGATTACTGAAAGTGGGTGAATTATCGTTTGCGTCTGTGATAGAGACAGTCACGGTTGCCGTGGAGGAAAGTTTTGGATCTGTATGGACCTCTTCCGCAACGACCTGAACGATAACAATGGTATATcgtataattctatttttacagCATATTGATAGATATAAGCAAGGATATAATTCAAGCATAAAAAAGGATTATTTACTTACCAGAATAATGAATTTGCGTTGGTTGGGATTCTCATAATCTAGCGAACCATTTGCAACGCGAATATTCACGGAAGTGCTTCCAGTTGCCATAGTCGGTTCGATGGTAAATGCACCGTCCGTAATGTCTTCTAAACGTAGAGAAAATACCGAGTTCAAGCCCTGTAACGACGTGATTTTATGAAGTTTGCAAATGAAGTTGTATAAATtgttcatattaaattatacttaatgaaatttattttaaacttttaacttaaaaataatttcaaataacgtAAATTTTGATAGATAATGCATTTCAATTAAGGTtatgttctttattttttttttcaaataaataataaattgattatagatgaagaattgattataatatactcTTATCAATGGCGGTTAATATATCTGATACTGTGACATTAGAGCAtctccaataaaaaaaaaatttaaaaagtaaaaaataatatacatcatatatataaatataatataataaagtttaaaattatagattatagatataattatgtttattgtgctgaaatattttattaatgttttatttatgtcACATAAAtaagtgatttttttaaacatctgtaataataattaacagaaTGCTTATGCAACAATTCCAAGTGATATTTTCAATGGCTATCATTGATTCAGAATACTCAAAAGTcagatatcgataaatataataaaattttccgagttatttatttaaaacatgggctttttcagaaattgattttatttttgttaaaaattactcACTATTACTCATTACAACACAAATtactgatttttttaaacatttgtaataataattaacagaaTGCTTATACAACAATTCCAAGTGATATTTTCAATGGCTATCATTGATTCAGAATACTCAAAActcagataaatataataaacttttccgagttatttatttaaaacatgggctttttcagaaattgattttatttttgttaaaaattactcACCACATCGGGATCCTTGACAGTCATGTCCAAATGAGGCAGAGGCGTGCCATTAGGCACATTCTCAGGAATTTCTATATTGTATTCGCGACGATTAAAAGTAGGTGGCTCGTCGTTGACATCCTTGATTGTCACCGTCGCCTCGGCCGTAGAGACTGTCAGATTATCGTTACCTGGCATACCGTCGATCAATTCACGCGCCCTCACCTTCAAGGTAAGCACCCCCGTCGAATCCTTTAATGCTTCCCTGTTTAACGGCTTCGCCGTTCTCAGCTCACCTGTTTCATCGTCCAATAGAAAATAGTCGAATGGatctaagtaaaaaaaaaaaggaaaatataaaattattttttatattagttgattaactttaattttcatttttatttttcgagaaattatacaaattaattattttcttgtctTTTGATTTTAactattcctttctttttttttatttttttgtcatattagttaatacaatttcatttccactattttaaaaacttccaaaattaaataatcttttgttttctattctcaattcta
This genomic interval from Apis mellifera strain DH4 linkage group LG7, Amel_HAv3.1, whole genome shotgun sequence contains the following:
- the LOC100576492 gene encoding uncharacterized protein LOC100576492, encoding MYSNNFEKLIIQARQLDDGIEKLITTWKLPHVLIGCFGECTEETINYIKSVWNIIKNTQNGIEEILSETKDWSIENPIHMEEFLQETRKEYETLKEDCDNLEGVFAEYGYDYNEDNEDNILNQTDKTYVNINESSDQNLVEGIENLEVEFTPNLSWKCKIKQNGLTSTYNDNNTSHTLSNSLASISNDISITHKDFICTPGRERPQEPIYSRHFYNILKK
- the LOC724659 gene encoding ribonuclease P protein subunit rpr2, translated to MDTNTKLCQGKDIFERMNYLYQASYLMALKNRVAASYYGNIMVGCAKKSVLRIEPDIKRTICKCCQSPLIPGETAKVRLVSKPIKSVKWTCLTCLSIKRYPTKKGYKLWIEQPNSIVQIFNYEPKLLDDKSNKKEKNSLDKEHMDIEKN
- the LOC409212 gene encoding cadherin-87A is translated as MTSRHAEQIFIRDRWIQRNSSRLQTETRAHYGRVSSKGFSKKLAALLTICLLATRTGANNVNEPPILEPNGYPAGLTLSESTKVGTEVFVLKGHDPEGSPVKYGIQLTDHFVVNPRTGVITLAKPLDREENGTIRFRVTLEDEVPAGQQPNIVGVDAYVIVLDDNDNPPRFLNVPYEAVAEEDLPVGSTILSGIKVIDPDLLGDTIDLTCVPQPQFLDACEKFGIVDVEKRQNSYTGALVLRQPLDYRERPFYQLLLRASDGLNNETTGVEIKVADIQNSPPEFLDSLTGVVREDDPIGTLVMTVKARDGDRGMPRKMIYELVTNPFDYFLLDDETGELRTAKPLNREALKDSTGVLTLKVRARELIDGMPGNDNLTVSTAEATVTIKDVNDEPPTFNRREYNIEIPENVPNGTPLPHLDMTVKDPDVGLNSVFSLRLEDITDGAFTIEPTMATGSTSVNIRVANGSLDYENPNQRKFIILVVAEEVHTDPKLSSTATVTVSITDANDNSPTFSNPTYTAVVLETAPPGTPVITITAKDRDSGRFGTAGIAYQLLGQGAQHFSVDRKSGIITVAPCANPGTSPCLDYEEQTEYFLTYKATDDDGQGQTTSVSLRISLSDANDSPPRFLQDKYRAVIDEGAEKFEPDLKVQARDKDKTSKITYAIVGGDELDLFAIDQDTGEITIKNKGPVDLTNSTHDWIALVIQASDGIFVDSAIVNITIRDVNNNAPVFPHELYTASLPEISPIGTVVEEVTATDADTGINAELVYRIQKGAFDDFTINETTGIVTVFRKLDYDNKNTYHVEVIAFDKGTPSLTGTTTLMINVENSNDKAPYFTPETQRAEVTEDTPIGTVFTTLKATDPDSTNVEALNFAISEPITAIDRNGQQVNDSKSFKDFFAVDRATGQVSVVRSLDRDIAATVSITVVVSDTTAPTLQQGRGTLVVTIIDVNHMAPEFLKPWTRENPRYLIEMQEEQPTGAIVGAFTAVDADSNIAGYAIIPPSPYFNIDNVTGIVRTSQVIDYEETKQLEFTVVAYDSGVPQLSATTKVIVTVININDQDPKFEKELYNASVKENSPPGTHVIVVKATDGDEGPFGEVSYSLIGDHAADFNIGHETGEITVGSAAVLDREITPNITITVMASDGAHINSRRSTTVPVVVKLIDVNDNRPIFTQHSYRASVAENLPVNPPAPILQVRAVDHDEGINGEVWYTIIHGNENESFSLNHETGILYPGAALLGRAGSYRIEVEARDGAGNGPHSDKCYVDIRVTPVNQHKPQFVLPELTNATVEVPENTGVLNYLILTVKAIDRDPGENGRVSYHLKVGNRNIQETEEFSIDQETGELRSKIILDREVKSKFELVLVAADHGTPTAYETLRLLTVQLVDTNDNTPQFYDEYHFQISENRPKDYFVGKVIAEDKDEGRHAKVYYYIEAGNENYAFYIDKSDGSIYTNKSFDRETRDKYVLSILASNDPDIYISPADAGRPLMHNTDHGYVNVTIIILDENDNSPIFERNDYYAGVNSMANVNDFVTKVTASDLDVGDNGTLHYYVASANLYKYGSEKPSGSIVPSPFIVTQDGKLVTSGYMAEYNQDRFIVEVIAKEAAIPERYAMTRVHVWVFEASQLIRVILSRPPEEVNRERDEIVSELSNATQSRVVVDDIRYHVDASGHIRREWCDMYLHVVESKTQTIAPVPQVLKVIDAKYDFLKDYYAGFAIENVVPAYAGVQEEPFDPALAALIALLVVLLVGAVTVTVVCCCLRHWVITVPNDIRKKDGLIKKQIIDELNTTENPLWIEQKLKLYEEQELTMQVFSEPEGGLGTERRGSGVSVGMGDTSQDNTYATIQRPLPTSRHRPTTPDYTTLPGNHNLYESAMGFQGSTFQPSSNVMPQFTLDRDGQPQFVSGSNSSTAKNSR